The Miscanthus floridulus cultivar M001 chromosome 7, ASM1932011v1, whole genome shotgun sequence genome includes a region encoding these proteins:
- the LOC136463087 gene encoding uncharacterized protein: MDNKNVTGRGGGVKVTYIETQFVTSDAAGFKDLVQRLTGRSAPLPPAPHRPLPCRHDDGRRGWSRTAAAGAGPQGAYQYPVAAEVRSAVISSTPPYLEGMGLDDVIGMGDFSDLYVGAARQ; this comes from the coding sequence ATGGACAACAAGAACGTcaccggccgcggcggcggcgtcaaGGTGACCTACATCGAGACGCAGTTCGTCACCTCCGACGCCGCCGGCTTCAAGGACCTCGTGCAGCGCCTCACCGGGAGGTCCGCTCCTCTGCCGCCGGCGCCGCACAGGCCTCTCCCGTGCCGACATGACGACGGCCGCCGGGGCTGGAGTAGGACCGCTGCCGCCGGAGCTGGGCCGCAAGGCGCTTATCAGTACCCGGTGGCGGCGGAGGTGCGCTCGGCAGTCATCAGCAGCACGCCGCCGTACCTGGAGGGTATGGGCCTGGACGACGTCATCGGCATGGGCGACTTCTCCGATCTGTACGTCGGTGCAGCACGCCAGTGA
- the LOC136465399 gene encoding protein neprosin-like, which yields MTVWADADTWFERQQHEEEMQRLQVSPDLYGDNNTWLFTYWTSDAYQATGCYNMLCSGFIQVNNQIAMGASIFPTSSYSGSQYDISILIWKKCGYVNVEKEVVNSQPDGVHTSTQMGSGHFPEEGFSKASYFKNIQVVDSTNNLKAPKGLGTFTEQSNCYDVQNGNNGDWDTYFYYGGPGRSSNCQ from the exons ATGACTG TTTGGGCTGATGCGGACACTTGGTTCGAGAGGCAGCAGCATGAAGAGGAGATGCAGCGGTTGCAG GTTAGTCCAGACCTCTATGGGGATAACAACACATGGCTGTTCACATACTGGACT AGTGATGCATACCAGGCAACAGGGTGCTACAACATGCTGTGCTCAGGGTTCATTCAGGTTAACAACCAGATTGCCATGGGAGCCAGCATCTTCCCAACCTCAAGCTACTCTGGCTCCCAATATGATATCAGTATACTGATCTGGAAG AAATGTGGCTATGTAAATGTAGAAAAGGAGGTGGTGAACTCGCAGCCAGACGGCGTGCACACCTCGACGCAGATGGGCAGCGGGCACTTCCCAGAGGAAGGGTTCAGCAAGGCGAGTTACTTCAAGAACATCCAGGTGGTGGACAGCACCAACAACCTCAAGGCCCCCAAGGGGCTGGGCACCTTCACGGAGCAGTCCAACTGCTACGACGTGCAGAACGGCAACAACGGCGACTGGGACACCTACTTCTACTACGGCGGCCCTGGGAGGAGCTCCAACTGCCAGTAA